Proteins from a single region of Centropristis striata isolate RG_2023a ecotype Rhode Island chromosome 9, C.striata_1.0, whole genome shotgun sequence:
- the plaat1 gene encoding phospholipase A and acyltransferase 1 codes for MDKQQQNSIMASNDPDLPDLSGDPQPGDLIEIFRPAYQHWALYLGDGYIINLTPVDENQAAAMSSVKSVFSRKAVVRMQLLKEVVGSDSYRVNNKYDHNHTPLAISEIIQRAQNLIGQEVSYDLLGSNCEHFVTLLRYGEGVSEQATRAIGAISLVTAAASAFSVLGLINTRSRNRPF; via the exons AtggataaacaacaacaaaactctATT ATGGCCTCTAATGACCCTGACCTTCCTGACCTCTCTGGTGACCCCCAGCCTGGCGACCTCATTGAGATCTTCAGACCAGCCTATCAGCACTGGGCGCTCTACCTGGGTGATGGTTACATCATCAACCTCACTCCTGTTG ATGAGAACCAGGCAGCCGCCATGTCCAGTGTGAAGTCCGTCTTCAGCCGGAAGGCAGTGGTGCGCATGCAGCTGCTGAAGGAGGTGGTGGGAAGCGACTCGTACCGTGTCAACAACAAGTACGACCACAACCACACACCCCTGGCCATCTCTGAAATCATTCAGCGAGCTCAAAACCTCATTGGCCAGGAGGTGTCTTACGACCTGCTGGGGAGCAACTGCGAGCACTTTGTTACCCTTCTGCGCTACGGGGAGGGGGTGTCCGAGCAG GCTACACGGGCCATTGGGGCCATCAGTTTGGTGACAGCAGCAGCCAGTGCCTTCTCTGTCCTGGGACTAATCAACACACGATCCAGAAACAGGCCTTTCTGA